In Rutidosis leptorrhynchoides isolate AG116_Rl617_1_P2 chromosome 2, CSIRO_AGI_Rlap_v1, whole genome shotgun sequence, one genomic interval encodes:
- the LOC139890618 gene encoding uncharacterized protein isoform X2, which yields MYCLMQTYKMAGIVDDKFVGPNTSSQEMKDQYDSLLKGWILGSTSENVLGAVVDLSSAKDVWDKLKLFYDTTTTHQQAATKSEAKYRTEHIDAVIEESHKKGEDTLEIVTDSIIPESIVSTENKTEGEGAENVEETFTIASLRYATSIGDWARVESLLKEDKNLASAVLSSDGSTVLHLAVGIDHHDFVKNLLSYLNAEQVLEKRDSDGSTALHIAAIVGNTHAMDLLVKKNKALLQMKDLKGEEPLHKAYENMHLDTIGYLLKALDDVGAKCNEQSSDVHLGDEIGVKLLVNAISAKQYNIASDLIKRFPKFASKSDEVLMAIARTFPTGLDYWQTLTYPSYNLDDMKERAVDVIKYYLMNMCFLPVSIYQYIFQDDRSNNTWSKTLVVRLLLAVPMWLLSIFLLIPLCIIMVGLLFHLLYYILWKGINMLGRPTEHIENKKKEWNEATKVLESVCNEIDKLKFSSGTHHPYYTRPLLEAASQNAFKVVVQILYRSRKAIQSTDKSGYDIIQLAIIHRSEKVYNLIYDFGERKNLYRTVEDSFKNNILHLAGRLAPSRQLNRRRGAALQLQHELQWREEVKKHIFPTYTTRENIFKETPDMLFAREHENLLKEGENWMKTTSESCSITAALIATIMFAAAITVPGGNRQETGIPMFTNNVAFIIFAVSDAVSLFASSTALLVFLSILTARFAENDFLVSLPSRMLIGLVALLLSTITMMVAFSATLFLVFCHQKTWMLAPICVLAFIPIGFFVALQFPLMVDLFRSTYLPIFGSKHREIVYGRFEFEDFVGLCLYCFEKLYLTFAG from the exons ATGTACTGTCTCATGCAGACATACAAAATGGCTGGAATTGTGGATGATAAGTTTGTCGGTCCGAACACTTCAAGCCAGGAGATGAAGGACCAATACGACAGTCTTCTTAAAGGATGGATTTTGGGTTCGACTAGCGAGAATGTACTTGGTGCTGTTGTTGATCTCAGTTCAGCCAAAGATGTTTGGGATAAATTGAAATTGTTTTACGATACAACTACAACACATCAACAAG CTGCAACCAAATCGGAGGCAAAATATAGAACAGAGCACATAGATGCGGTTATAGAAGAAAGTCACAAAAAAGGGGAAGACACGCTCGAAATAGTAACTGACTCAATAATTCCTGAAAGTATAGTTTCAACAGAGAACAAAACAGAAGGTGAAGGTGCTGAAAATGTTGAAGAAACCTTTACGATAGCATCATTGCGTTATGCTACTTCAATCGGAGATTGGGCAAGAGTTGAATCGTTATTGAAAGAAGATAAAAATTTAGCTAGTGCGGTTCTTAGCAGTGACGGTAGCACGGTACTCCATTTAGCTGTCGGAATAGATCATCATGATTTCGTGAAAAATTTATTGTCTTATTTAAATGCTGAACAAGTACTTGAAAAGAGAGATTCAGACGGAAGCACAGCCCTGCACATAGCTGCAATCGTTGGCAATACACATGCAATGGATCTGTTGGTTAAAAAAAACAAAGCCTTGTTACAAATGAAGGACCTTAAAGGGGAAGAGCCATTGCATAAAGCTTATGAGAATATGCATCTTGATACCATTGGATATTTGTTGAAAGCCCTTGATGATGTTGGTGCTAAATGTAACGAGCAATCTTCAGACGTTCATCTAGGTGATGAAATTGGAGTCAAACTTCTTGTTAATGCTATTTCTGCAAAGCAGTACA ATATTGCATCAGATTTAATAAAAAGATTTCCTAAATTTGCTTCAAAAAGTGATGAGGTACTCATGGCTATAGCTAGAACCTTTCCGACTGGATTAGACTATTGGCAAACACTCACCTATCCAT CTTATAATTTAGACGATATGAAAGAAAGGGCGGTTGATGTGATTAAATATTATCTCATGAATATGTGTTTCCTTCCGGTATCAATATATCAATATATCTTTCAAGACGACCGGTCTAATAATACTTGGTCTAAAACCCTCGTTGTTAGGCTGTTACTAGCAG TTCCAATGTGGCTTCTATCCATCTTTCTATTGATACCCCTCTGCATTATTATGGTTGGCCTCTTATTCCATCTGCTTTATTACATATTGTGGAAGGGCATAAACATGCTAG GTCGACCTACCGAACATATCGAGAACAAAAAGAAGGAATGGAATGAAGCAACAAAGGTTCTAGAATCGGTATGTAATGAAATAGACAAGTTGAAGTTCTCCTCTGGTACTCATCACCCATATTATACCCGCCCACTTCTTGAGGCTGCATCTCAAAATGCTTTTAAAGTTGTTGTTCAGATTTTATATAGATCCCGTAAAGCAATTCAGAGTACAGATAAAAGTGGATATGACATCATTCAGTTGGCAATAATACACCGCTCTGAAAAAGTCTACAACCTTATATATGACTTTGGTGAGCGTAAGAATCTTTATAGAACTGTTGAAGATTCTTTTAAAAACAATATCTTACACTTAGCTGGAAGGTTGGCGCCATCACGTCAACTCAATCGTAGAAGAGGTGCAGCTTTACAACTACAACATGAGCTTCAGTGGCGTGAG GAAGTGAAGAAACACATCTTCCCTACATACACTACTCGAGAGAACATTTTCAAGGAGACACCCGATATGTTGTTCGCAAGGGAACATGAGAACTTACTCAAGGAAGGAGAAAACTGGATGAAGACCACCTCCGAATCATGCAGCATCACTGCTGCATTGATCGCAACAATCATGTTTGCGGCAGCAATAACCGTACCAGGTGGAAACCGTCAAGAAACGGGCATTCCTATGTTTACCAATAACGTTGCCTTCATTATATTTGCTGTATCAGATGCAGTCTCACTATTTGCTTCAAGTACCGCATTATTAGTTTTTCTATCCATCTTAACTGCACGTTTTGCCGAGAATGACTTTCTAGTGAGTTTGCCAAGCCGAATGCTTATTGGACTTGTCGCCTTACTTCTCTCAACGATTACCATGATGGTGGCCTTTAGCGCAACGTTGTTTCTCGTCTTTTGTCATCAAAAAACATGGATGCTTGCTCCAATATGTGTCTTGGCTTTCATCCCGATTGGTTTCTTTGTTGCTCTACAATTCCCCCTCATGGTAGATCTTTTCCGCTCAACATATTTACCTATCTTTGGCAGCAAGCATAGGGAAATTGTTTATGGAAGATTTGAGTTTGAAGACTTTGTTGGTTTATGTTTGTATTGTTTTGAGAAATTGTACCTTACATTTGCTGGTTGA
- the LOC139890618 gene encoding uncharacterized protein isoform X1, translating to MAGSADSLDASARIEDLKYLYASNANVSNFISVKLSSEQNYHLWKTQMYCLMQTYKMAGIVDDKFVGPNTSSQEMKDQYDSLLKGWILGSTSENVLGAVVDLSSAKDVWDKLKLFYDTTTTHQQAATKSEAKYRTEHIDAVIEESHKKGEDTLEIVTDSIIPESIVSTENKTEGEGAENVEETFTIASLRYATSIGDWARVESLLKEDKNLASAVLSSDGSTVLHLAVGIDHHDFVKNLLSYLNAEQVLEKRDSDGSTALHIAAIVGNTHAMDLLVKKNKALLQMKDLKGEEPLHKAYENMHLDTIGYLLKALDDVGAKCNEQSSDVHLGDEIGVKLLVNAISAKQYNIASDLIKRFPKFASKSDEVLMAIARTFPTGLDYWQTLTYPSYNLDDMKERAVDVIKYYLMNMCFLPVSIYQYIFQDDRSNNTWSKTLVVRLLLAVPMWLLSIFLLIPLCIIMVGLLFHLLYYILWKGINMLGRPTEHIENKKKEWNEATKVLESVCNEIDKLKFSSGTHHPYYTRPLLEAASQNAFKVVVQILYRSRKAIQSTDKSGYDIIQLAIIHRSEKVYNLIYDFGERKNLYRTVEDSFKNNILHLAGRLAPSRQLNRRRGAALQLQHELQWREEVKKHIFPTYTTRENIFKETPDMLFAREHENLLKEGENWMKTTSESCSITAALIATIMFAAAITVPGGNRQETGIPMFTNNVAFIIFAVSDAVSLFASSTALLVFLSILTARFAENDFLVSLPSRMLIGLVALLLSTITMMVAFSATLFLVFCHQKTWMLAPICVLAFIPIGFFVALQFPLMVDLFRSTYLPIFGSKHREIVYGRFEFEDFVGLCLYCFEKLYLTFAG from the exons ATGGCAGGATCAGCAGACTCTCTTGATGCTTCAGCACGAATAGAAGACCTTAAGTACTTGTATGCATCAAACGCCAATGTATCAAACTTCATTTCTGTTAAGCTTTCGAGCGAGCAAAATTACCATCTTTGGAAGACACAAATGTACTGTCTCATGCAGACATACAAAATGGCTGGAATTGTGGATGATAAGTTTGTCGGTCCGAACACTTCAAGCCAGGAGATGAAGGACCAATACGACAGTCTTCTTAAAGGATGGATTTTGGGTTCGACTAGCGAGAATGTACTTGGTGCTGTTGTTGATCTCAGTTCAGCCAAAGATGTTTGGGATAAATTGAAATTGTTTTACGATACAACTACAACACATCAACAAG CTGCAACCAAATCGGAGGCAAAATATAGAACAGAGCACATAGATGCGGTTATAGAAGAAAGTCACAAAAAAGGGGAAGACACGCTCGAAATAGTAACTGACTCAATAATTCCTGAAAGTATAGTTTCAACAGAGAACAAAACAGAAGGTGAAGGTGCTGAAAATGTTGAAGAAACCTTTACGATAGCATCATTGCGTTATGCTACTTCAATCGGAGATTGGGCAAGAGTTGAATCGTTATTGAAAGAAGATAAAAATTTAGCTAGTGCGGTTCTTAGCAGTGACGGTAGCACGGTACTCCATTTAGCTGTCGGAATAGATCATCATGATTTCGTGAAAAATTTATTGTCTTATTTAAATGCTGAACAAGTACTTGAAAAGAGAGATTCAGACGGAAGCACAGCCCTGCACATAGCTGCAATCGTTGGCAATACACATGCAATGGATCTGTTGGTTAAAAAAAACAAAGCCTTGTTACAAATGAAGGACCTTAAAGGGGAAGAGCCATTGCATAAAGCTTATGAGAATATGCATCTTGATACCATTGGATATTTGTTGAAAGCCCTTGATGATGTTGGTGCTAAATGTAACGAGCAATCTTCAGACGTTCATCTAGGTGATGAAATTGGAGTCAAACTTCTTGTTAATGCTATTTCTGCAAAGCAGTACA ATATTGCATCAGATTTAATAAAAAGATTTCCTAAATTTGCTTCAAAAAGTGATGAGGTACTCATGGCTATAGCTAGAACCTTTCCGACTGGATTAGACTATTGGCAAACACTCACCTATCCAT CTTATAATTTAGACGATATGAAAGAAAGGGCGGTTGATGTGATTAAATATTATCTCATGAATATGTGTTTCCTTCCGGTATCAATATATCAATATATCTTTCAAGACGACCGGTCTAATAATACTTGGTCTAAAACCCTCGTTGTTAGGCTGTTACTAGCAG TTCCAATGTGGCTTCTATCCATCTTTCTATTGATACCCCTCTGCATTATTATGGTTGGCCTCTTATTCCATCTGCTTTATTACATATTGTGGAAGGGCATAAACATGCTAG GTCGACCTACCGAACATATCGAGAACAAAAAGAAGGAATGGAATGAAGCAACAAAGGTTCTAGAATCGGTATGTAATGAAATAGACAAGTTGAAGTTCTCCTCTGGTACTCATCACCCATATTATACCCGCCCACTTCTTGAGGCTGCATCTCAAAATGCTTTTAAAGTTGTTGTTCAGATTTTATATAGATCCCGTAAAGCAATTCAGAGTACAGATAAAAGTGGATATGACATCATTCAGTTGGCAATAATACACCGCTCTGAAAAAGTCTACAACCTTATATATGACTTTGGTGAGCGTAAGAATCTTTATAGAACTGTTGAAGATTCTTTTAAAAACAATATCTTACACTTAGCTGGAAGGTTGGCGCCATCACGTCAACTCAATCGTAGAAGAGGTGCAGCTTTACAACTACAACATGAGCTTCAGTGGCGTGAG GAAGTGAAGAAACACATCTTCCCTACATACACTACTCGAGAGAACATTTTCAAGGAGACACCCGATATGTTGTTCGCAAGGGAACATGAGAACTTACTCAAGGAAGGAGAAAACTGGATGAAGACCACCTCCGAATCATGCAGCATCACTGCTGCATTGATCGCAACAATCATGTTTGCGGCAGCAATAACCGTACCAGGTGGAAACCGTCAAGAAACGGGCATTCCTATGTTTACCAATAACGTTGCCTTCATTATATTTGCTGTATCAGATGCAGTCTCACTATTTGCTTCAAGTACCGCATTATTAGTTTTTCTATCCATCTTAACTGCACGTTTTGCCGAGAATGACTTTCTAGTGAGTTTGCCAAGCCGAATGCTTATTGGACTTGTCGCCTTACTTCTCTCAACGATTACCATGATGGTGGCCTTTAGCGCAACGTTGTTTCTCGTCTTTTGTCATCAAAAAACATGGATGCTTGCTCCAATATGTGTCTTGGCTTTCATCCCGATTGGTTTCTTTGTTGCTCTACAATTCCCCCTCATGGTAGATCTTTTCCGCTCAACATATTTACCTATCTTTGGCAGCAAGCATAGGGAAATTGTTTATGGAAGATTTGAGTTTGAAGACTTTGTTGGTTTATGTTTGTATTGTTTTGAGAAATTGTACCTTACATTTGCTGGTTGA